The following proteins are encoded in a genomic region of Tenebrio molitor chromosome 7, icTenMoli1.1, whole genome shotgun sequence:
- the LOC138134998 gene encoding uncharacterized protein encodes MAPKHFKNILSKNKVYNISSTVDNNIPESKETQITTGDVYNADFETAISATKFGKFNVLLFLLSIPAGWTSMLETTTMSYVFPAAHCDLGLSLNERGSLNAITFVGMVSSGFVWGFLCDTLGRRKLMVIGYLLDAIFVVMSSFSQNFTLLLIFKFFGGLIINGPFAALTAYLSEFHCSKYRSRVQLVRGMIVSGGNLVLPLLAWAILPQEINLNLFNQNIVLHSWNIFLLVCAVPSLLSGIIFLFMPESPRFLMTVGRNEEALAVFKQVYTLNTGKSKADFPIVNLVDETKVENLENPKHGGHITANRNKIQALREGLQQIKPLCFAPHLKHIILVCSIQSLYMLSINTLRLWFPQIFQSISDYKYYNNGTTASLCTMLEMLNPSTETNVTCHVNFSPTVYQNTMIIAGVQMCGYLIAGSLINKIGKKTLLSTFSIVSGICAMSIYFSQNSLTVVTLASIFLSLGGVCGNIVVTIVIDLFPTSLRTVTISLVMMLGRTASMIGNLIFPILLTLGCAPPFFSIGSIVIACTLLTIMLPNTDLKALKISQITAYKKDYLKCLSVSQIHQIVFTMAENAFTLSKENEPEETPHAPADFETAVSATDFGKFNILLLLIVIPSGLATSIESSTMSFVFPTAQCDLDLSLDDKGLLNAITYLGMISSAVMWGFLFDTLGRRKLLMIGFFLNALCIMMSFLAQNKILLIVSKFFGGFIINGPYAALSSYICEFQCAQFRARMQLLLGSISSCAGYVLPLVAWAILPQNIHIYLFNEALELHSWNFFLLACTVPAIVSTVLFIFLPESPKFLMTIGENEKALAIFQKIYSINTGKPTEEYPIKNLIDEIKMKQNNPSQHGGQVTAKRSQVEALKEGWQQIKPLFFPPFLVKLVLVCAIQTIFTMNLNTLRLWLPQIFQAMNDYQQFYNETSIDFCKSLEMIQPSNSIGECTVNTDNSSVYINSIITIVPSLPAFFLGAYFINIIGKKKLLCILGIINGGCVFAIYFSTSTTFAVAFSSIFQASGGVAINVILSIVIDLFPTTLRTMSLSLGLMCGRIGAMVGNLIFPILIRAGCMPPFFTTGSLVIGCIFLVMLLPNTDLKALE; translated from the exons ATGGCACCAAAACACTTCAAAAACATATTGTCAAAGAATAAAGTTTACAACATTTCGAGCACTGTTGACAACAATATCCCCGAAAGTAAAGAAACTCAGATCACGACAGGAG ATGTATACAATGCTGATTTTGAGACGGCCATTTCGGCTACCAAATTTGGTAAATTCAACGTGTTGCTTTTTTTGCTTTCAATTCCTGCAGGATGGACTTCTATGCTGGAAACTACAACAATGTCGTATGTGTTTCCCGCAGCTCATTGTGATCTAGGATTATCTTTAAATGAAAGGGGATCCCTAAATGCGATCACATTCGTGG GGATGGTATCTAGCGGATTTGTTTGGGGTTTTTTATGTGACACACTTGGAAGAAGGAAACTCATGGTGATTGGGTATCTTCTGGATGCTATATTTGTTGTGATGAgttcattttctcaaaattttactctgctcttgatttttaaatttttcgggGGACTTAT CATTAATGGTCCCTTCGCCGCTTTGACTGCTTACTTGTCAGAATTTCACTGTTCAAAATATCGATCAAGAGTTCAACTAGTCAGAGGAATGATAGTGAGTGGTGGGAATCTAGTACTACCCTTGTTGGCATGGGCCATTTTGCCACAAGAAATTAATCTTAACCTGTTTAACCAGAACATAG TACTGCATTCTTGGAACATATTTTTACTGGTGTGTGCTGTTCCGTCTTTGCTTAGCGGAATAATATTTCTATTTATGCCGGAAAGTCCAAGATTTCTAATGACTGTAGGACGTAATGAAGAAGCTCTCGCGGTTTTCAAGCAAGTCTACACTCTTAACACAGGGAAAAGTAAAGCAGACTTTCCG ATTGTAAATCTTGTAGACGAAACTAAAGTGGAAAATCTTGAAAATCCAAAACATGGAGGGCATATTACTGCcaatagaaataaaattcaagCACTTAGAGAGGGGCTTCAGCAAATTAAACCCTTGTGCTTTGCTCCTCATCTGAAGCATATTATTCTAGTCTGTTCTATCCAATCTTTGTACATGCTAAG CATAAACACGTTGAGACTATGGTTCCCTCAAATATTTCAGTCGATTAGTGACTACAAGTACTACAATAATGGTACCACCGCTAGTCTTTGTACCATGTTGGAAATGTTAAATCCTTCTACCGAAACAAATGTTACATGTCACGTT AACTTCTCCCCTACGGTTTACCAGAACACAATGATAATAGCCGGAGTACAAATGTGTGGGTATTTAATAGCCGGTTCGTTGATAAACAAAATAGGAAAAAAAACTCTACTGA GTACTTTTTCCATAGTTAGTGGAATCTGTGCGATGTCTATATATTTCTCCCAAAATTcattgacagttgtgacattAGCATCGATATTTTTATCATTAGGTGGTGTTTGTGGAAATATTGTGGTAACTATCGTTATCGACTTATTTCCAACGTCCTTAAG AACGGTTACGATATCTCTGGTGATGATGTTAGGAAGGACAGCGTCAATGATTGGTAACTTAATATTTCCCATTCTGTTAACACTAGGATGCGCTCCCCCTTTCTTTTCTATCGGATCGATTGttattg caTGTACTCTGCTTACTATAATGCTACCAAATACTGACTTAAAGGCTTTGAA AATtt CGCAAATAACTGCATATAAGAAAGATTATCTAAAGTGTTTATCAGTCTCGCAAATTCATCAAATCGTGTTCACTATGGCCGAAAATGCTTTCACTTTGTCGAAAGAAAATGAACCAGAAGAAACACCACATG CTCCTGCTGATTTTGAAACTGCAGTTTCTGCAACCGATTTTGGAAAATTCAATATACTTTTGTTACTTATTGTTATTCCTTCAGGATTGGCCACGAGTATTGAAAGCAGTACAATGTCATTTGTATTTCCCACTGCACAGTGCGACCTTGATTTAAGCTTGGATGATAAAGGACTACTCAATGCTATCACATATCTAG GCATGATTTCAAGTGCGGTGATGTGGGGATTCCTGTTTGACACCCTTGGAAGAAGAAAACTGTTAATGAttggtttctttttaaatGCTTTGTGTATTATGATGAGTTTCCTGGCTCAAAACAAGATCTTACTAATTGTCTCGAAGTTTTTTGGAGGCTTTAT CATTAACGGGCCTTATGCTGCTCTTTCGTCGTATATTTGTGAATTTCAGTGTGCTCAATTTCGAGCACGAATGCAGCTGCTTTTGGGAAGTATTAGTAGCTGCGCGGGGTATGTTTTACCACTGGTAGCTTGGGCAATTTTACCACAAAATATACACATTTACCTCTTTAATGAAGCATTAG AACTTCACTCCTGGAACTTCTTCCTATTAGCATGCACCGTTCCAGCAATTGTCAGCACAGTGCTCTTTATATTTTTGCCTGAAAGTCCTAAATTTCTAATGACCATTGGAGAAAATGAAAAGGCTTTGGCAATTTTCCAGAAGATTTATTCCATAAACACCGGAAAACCGACGGAAGAATATCCG atcaaaaatttaattgatgaaatcaaaatgaaacaaaacaaTCCCAGCCAACATGGAGGTCAAGTTACAGCCAAAAGAAGTCAAGTCGAGGCGCTTAAAGAAGGATGGCAACAAATAAAACCATTATtttttccaccatttttaGTCAAACTAGTTTTAGTATGTGCAATACAAACGATATTTACAATGAA TTTAAATACTCTTAGACTTTGGCTaccacaaatttttcaagcaaTGAATGATTATCAACAGTTCTATAATGAAACATCAATCGATTTTTGTAAGAGTTTGGAGATGATTCAGCCTTCTAATTCGATCGGAGAATGTACAGTA AACACTGACAATTCATCAGTTTATATTAACTCGATTATAACAATAGTTCCTTCTCTGCCGGCGTTTTTCCTAGGCGCTTATTTCATCAACATCATAGGAAAAAAGAAACTATTGT GTATTTTAGGTATTATTAATGGAGGGTGTGTCTTCgccatttatttttcaacaagcACAACTTTCGCAGTGGCATTTTCATCAATCTTTCAAGCTTCGGGAGGTGTAGCTATAAATGTTATTTTGTCAATTGTCATCGATTTATTCCCTACCACCCTAAG AACCATGTCTCTTTCACTGGGACTCATGTGCGGTCGAATTGGTGCAATGGTTGGAAACCTCATATTTCCTATACTTATTCGAGCAGGTTGCATGCCACCATTTTTCACCACTGGGTCCCTAGTTATTg GTTGCATTTTCCTAGTGATGCTTCTTCCCAACACAGACTTAAAAGCACTCGAATGA
- the LOC138135883 gene encoding synaptic vesicle glycoprotein 2B-like, with product MTRKYNVKNVFCKNIFVLPISANKIEKTSGPADFETAISATGFGKYNLLLILVAIPSGWSPVFETTTMSYVFPAAQCDLTLSLEDKGHLNAITYAGMISSAMIWGFLFDTLGRKKLLTIGFFLNAVFVIMSCFSQTKTLLMVSKFFGGFIINGPASALTSYISEFHCAKYRARMQLVLGTIFCFGSIILPMLAWSILPQNLYFSVFNNSLEFHSWNIYLLLSGIAPIISAIIFLFMPESPKFLMTVGQNDKALRVFQKVYSVNTGNGIHTYPIKELVDEIELKKHNPSNHGGQVTANRSKIQALKEGWQQMKPLFFPPYFKNIVLLCLIQTLIMMSLNTLRLWLPQIFQAINDFQYFNNGTTSDLCEMLKMIKPSIATDECIVNLNNSSVYINSIIVASVSMFSYFLAGYLINILGKKKLLNLVTVISGSFAIAIYFATDNITAVAFSSIFIATGSIASNVMVTVIIDLFPTTLRTTTISLAMMLGRIGAMIGNLVFPFLLQTGCAPPFLSVGLVILGCAFLALLLPNTDLKALE from the exons atgactaggaaatacaatgtaaaaaatgtgttttgcaaaaacatttttgttttgccCATAAGTGCAaacaaaattgagaaaacatcAG GTCCAGCTGACTTTGAAACAGCAATTTCAGCTACTGGATTTggcaaatataatttattgctGATCCTAGTTGCTATTCCTTCAGGTTGGTCTCCTGTTTTCGAAACGACGACCATGTCGTACGTGTTTCCGGCAGCACAGTGTGACCTCACTTTAAGTCTCGAGGATAAAGGACACTTGAACGCAATAACTTATGCGG GAATGATATCCAGTGCAATGATATGGGGATTTCTTTTTGATACACTgggtagaaaaaaattattaaccatTGGATTTTTCCTGAATGCTGTGTTTGTAATAATGAGCTGTTTTTCTCAAACCAAAACTTTATTAATGgtttcgaaattttttggaGGTTTTAT TATCAACGGTCCCGCATCAGCCTTAACATCCTACATTTCTGAATTTCACTGTGCTAAATACAGGGCAAGAATGCAATTAGTTTTGGGTACAATTTTCTGTTTTGGAAGTATTATTTTGCCAATGTTGGCTTGGTCTATTTTGCcacaaaatttgtatttttctgtATTTAATAACTCTCTAG aGTTTCATTCGTGGAACATTTATCTGCTCTTGAGTGGAATTGCACCAATCATAAGTGCCATTATATTTCTCTTTATGCCTGAAAGTCCAAAATTTCTAATGACAGTCGGACAAAATGATAAAGCTCTCAGAGTGTTTCAGAAAGTTTACAGTGTAAACACTGGTAATGGAATTCACACTTATCCG atcAAGGAATTAGTTGACGAAATCGAACTGAAAAAACACAATCCCTCTAATCACGGAGGGCAAGTTACAGCAAACAGAAGCAAAATTCAAGCGCTTAAAGAAGGTTGGCAACAAATGAAACCTCTATTTTTTCCgccttattttaaaaatatagtaCTGTTGTGTCTCATTCAAACATTAATTATGAtgag TCTGAATACTTTACGTCTCTGGTTACCACAAATCTTTCAAGCAATAAATGATTTCCAGTACTTTAACAACGGAACGACTTCAGACCTTTgtgaaatgttaaaaatgatCAAACCTTCAATTGCAACAGACGAATGTATAGTG aACCTGAACAATTCATCAGTTTACATTAATTCCATAATTGTTGCGTCAGTATCGATGTTCAGCTATTTCTTGGCAGGATAtcttatcaatattttaggaAAAAAGAAGCTGCTGA ATCTCGTGACTGTAATTTCGGGATCATTTGCAATTGCAATCTATTTTGCCACCGACAATATTACTGCGGTAGCTTTTTCATCAATATTTATTGCGACGGGCAGTATAGCGTCTAATGTGATGGTAACAGTAATCATCGACTTATTTCCTACCACATTAAG AACAACAACCATTTCTCTAGCTATGATGTTAGGAAGAATTGGAGCAATGATAGGAAATTTAGTATTTccttttcttcttcaaacagGTTGTGCTCCACCATTTCTTTCAGTTGGTTTGGTAATTTTGG GTTGTGCTTTTCTTGCACTTCTACTACCGAATACTGATTTGAAAGCTCTAGAATAA